The following coding sequences lie in one Silene latifolia isolate original U9 population chromosome 5, ASM4854445v1, whole genome shotgun sequence genomic window:
- the LOC141657485 gene encoding proteasome subunit alpha type-5-like, which produces MFLTRTEYDRGVNTFSPEGRLFQVEYAIEAIKLGSTAIGLKTKEGVVLAVEKRITSPLLEPSSVEKIMEIDEHIGCAMSGLIADARTLVEHARVETQNHRFSYGEPMTVESTTQALCDLALRFGEGDEESMSRPFGVSLLIAGHDENGPSLYYTDPSGTFWQCSAKAIGSGSEGADSSLQEQYRNDLTFQEAETIALSILKQVMEEKVTPNNVDIARVSPTYHLYSPSEVEAVINRL; this is translated from the exons ATGTTTCTCACAAG GACCGAGTATGACAGAGGAGTCAATACTTTCTCACCTGAAGGCCGCTTGTTCCAGGTTGAATATGCAATTGAGGCCATCAAG CTGGGTTCAACTGCAATTGGGTTAAAGACTAAGGAAGGAGTTGTCCTTGCTGTGGAAAAACGCATCACCTCTCCCTTGCTG GAACCTAGCAGTGTTGAAAAAATCATGGAAATTGATGAGCATATAGGATGTGCCATGAGTGGATTGATTGCTGATGCTCGGACCCTTGTGGAGCATGCTAGGGTGGAGACCCAG AATCATAGATTTTCATATGGGGAACCGATGACAGTTGAGTCGACTACCCAAGCTCTGTGTGATCTAGCACTGCGCTTTGGGGAAGGTGATGAAGAGTCCATG TCTCGCCCTTTCGGTGTGTCGCTCCTCATTGCAGGTCATGATGAGAATGGACCAAGCTT GTATTACACCGACCCATCTGGTACATTCTGGCAATGTAGCGCAAAGGCGATTGGTTCGGGTTCCGAAGGTGCAGACAGCTCCTTGCAGGAACAATACAGAAAT GATTTGACTTTTCAAGAAGCTGAGACAATAGCTCTTTCCATTCTGAAGCAGGTTATGGAGGAAAAG GTCACTCCAAACAATGTCGATATTGCAAGGGTTTCTCCAACCTACCACCTGTACTCTCCATCTGAAGTGGAGGCGGTGATTAATCGACTGTAA